A single window of Fervidicoccus fontis Kam940 DNA harbors:
- a CDS encoding 30S ribosomal protein S6e has protein sequence MPEFKLVVSVPKHNNQSIKVKVVGDEKIQLSKEQKEGRKLPIAIVSRALADKLNVNDAVLMLKFSQEGGKVIKMHFKTTIEDGLDENTVKISSDLLGEKIGELQAEAIAMKSKAFQLTLDDSTSRRFVGMKIGDEIDAVIIDLKGKLVVKGGSDNSGFPMRKDLPGAVKKKLLLSGPPGYHPERNGEKRRKMVRGNTIDESFVQINTILVQ, from the coding sequence ATGCCCGAATTTAAATTAGTAGTATCAGTTCCAAAGCACAATAATCAATCAATCAAAGTGAAAGTAGTTGGAGATGAAAAAATTCAGCTGAGCAAGGAGCAAAAAGAAGGAAGAAAACTTCCCATTGCTATTGTTTCACGCGCATTGGCTGATAAGCTTAACGTAAATGATGCCGTTCTCATGTTAAAGTTCTCGCAGGAAGGCGGAAAAGTAATTAAAATGCACTTTAAGACTACTATTGAAGACGGTTTAGATGAAAATACAGTAAAGATATCTTCAGACCTTTTAGGAGAAAAAATCGGAGAACTTCAGGCGGAAGCTATAGCTATGAAGTCAAAAGCATTTCAGCTAACTCTAGATGATTCAACGAGCAGAAGATTTGTAGGAATGAAGATAGGTGACGAAATAGACGCTGTAATTATAGATCTAAAAGGTAAACTAGTAGTGAAAGGGGGCTCGGATAACAGCGGTTTTCCCATGAGAAAGGATCTTCCTGGTGCAGTTAAGAAAAAGTTGCTACTTTCAGGGCCTCCTGGTTATCATCCTGAAAGAAATGGTGAAAAAAGAAGAAAAATGGTCAGAGGAAATACAATAGATGAAAGCTTTGTTCAAATAAATACTATTTTAGTGCAATAA
- a CDS encoding PIN domain-containing protein translates to MGDLEVIKNIYVVLDTNFLFMHLRKFDVFEEISSLINYKPEFICLESVLNELEKLERKNRKNDNEIKKRIGLIKEKCELQKSNYFSADKDILEIALNLTEKGIVIVATNDRELRRKLRQIGIKSIYYRESENSLETDFEFWL, encoded by the coding sequence ATGGGGGATCTTGAAGTTATAAAAAACATATATGTAGTGCTTGACACAAATTTCTTGTTTATGCATCTAAGAAAGTTTGATGTTTTCGAAGAGATCTCTTCTTTGATTAATTATAAACCGGAATTCATTTGCTTAGAAAGCGTTTTAAATGAATTAGAAAAATTGGAGAGGAAAAACAGAAAAAATGATAATGAAATAAAAAAACGAATTGGCTTGATTAAGGAAAAATGTGAACTTCAAAAGTCTAATTATTTTTCTGCTGATAAAGACATTTTAGAAATTGCTTTGAACTTAACCGAAAAGGGCATTGTAATTGTTGCTACAAATGACAGAGAATTGAGGAGAAAATTGAGACAGATCGGGATAAAAAGTATTTACTACAGAGAAAGTGAAAACTCCCTTGAAACAGATTTCGAATTCTGGCTATAA
- a CDS encoding B12-binding domain-containing radical SAM protein encodes MDKGKIFQNEVNNIIKKRFDYHIALLYPSTYRSSLSSLGYQLIYFYLNSFEEIFAERVITESRGDYISIETGTPLSKFDIIFASAHYELEYPEIIRTLLRSRISPLKEERNRPILIIGGPSPTANPFPMGKVADFIFRGEFESTGKKFFDSIQYIDNPKKFKEMLSSIEGFWSLENRTEKISIVKDLDSSFFPIIQIQNPHTEPILGKGLMVETSRGCNRGCFFCMESAISLFRRERSENKIIELIEQGLEVNNLNRVIFFSLSFFDSALGEKILKYVVDRGIEASIPSVRIDSLDDNKIELIKKAGQKTLTVAPETGIYELRKSIGKPIKDEMILQIAEKLKALDMGIKLYYMIGLPGERQSDLDAIIAQVEYFWKTLRNKKKIKVSVNPFIPKPLTKMENEKMEEANELQRKIDYLNAKLSKISEFEYYPPKLARLQYTINSLGENAHVFLIEHALKKIRD; translated from the coding sequence TTGGATAAGGGAAAAATTTTTCAAAACGAAGTAAACAACATTATAAAAAAGAGATTTGACTATCACATAGCATTGCTTTACCCTTCTACTTACAGATCTAGCCTATCTAGCTTAGGATATCAGTTAATTTATTTTTACTTAAACAGCTTTGAGGAAATTTTTGCTGAAAGAGTAATTACAGAATCAAGAGGGGATTATATCAGCATTGAAACGGGTACGCCACTAAGTAAGTTCGATATCATATTTGCAAGTGCTCACTATGAGTTAGAATATCCTGAAATTATAAGGACGCTATTGAGATCAAGAATATCTCCTTTGAAAGAAGAGAGAAATAGGCCGATTTTAATTATAGGCGGTCCTTCTCCTACGGCAAACCCTTTTCCGATGGGAAAAGTTGCCGATTTTATCTTTAGGGGTGAATTTGAAAGTACCGGCAAAAAATTTTTCGACTCAATTCAATATATTGATAATCCGAAGAAATTTAAAGAAATGCTTTCTTCTATCGAAGGCTTTTGGAGCTTGGAAAATAGAACAGAAAAAATCTCAATAGTTAAAGATTTGGATTCTTCTTTTTTTCCAATTATTCAAATACAAAATCCTCATACCGAACCAATTTTGGGAAAGGGGTTAATGGTAGAAACTTCTAGAGGTTGCAATAGAGGTTGCTTTTTCTGTATGGAATCGGCCATATCGCTTTTTAGAAGAGAGAGAAGTGAAAATAAAATTATCGAATTAATAGAACAAGGGCTAGAAGTTAATAACTTAAATAGAGTAATTTTCTTTTCTCTTAGTTTTTTTGATAGCGCTCTTGGAGAAAAAATCTTGAAGTATGTTGTAGATAGAGGCATAGAAGCAAGCATTCCAAGCGTCAGGATTGATTCTCTTGATGATAATAAAATTGAGCTGATAAAAAAAGCTGGACAAAAAACTCTTACTGTCGCACCGGAGACTGGTATATATGAGCTGAGAAAAAGCATTGGAAAACCTATTAAAGATGAAATGATACTACAAATTGCTGAAAAACTTAAGGCTCTTGATATGGGAATAAAATTATATTATATGATAGGGCTACCGGGAGAGAGGCAAAGCGATTTGGATGCTATCATTGCACAAGTGGAATATTTTTGGAAGACTCTAAGAAACAAGAAAAAAATTAAAGTTTCTGTAAATCCGTTTATTCCGAAGCCATTAACTAAAATGGAAAATGAAAAAATGGAAGAAGCAAACGAGCTACAAAGAAAAATTGATTACCTAAATGCAAAACTCTCGAAGATTTCTGAATTTGAATACTATCCTCCTAAATTAGCACGTCTTCAGTATACTATAAATAGCTTGGGAGAAAATGCACATGTTTTTTTAATTGAACATGCATTAAAGAAAATTAGGGACTGA
- a CDS encoding translation initiation factor IF-2 subunit gamma: MAYEKKEQPEVNIGTAGHVDHGKTTLVYSLTGIWTSKHSEELKRGMTIKLGYADGGIYRCSNCPFPEEYQPLPECKECPSGSEPELLRRISYVDAPGHEILMTTMLSGAAIMDGALLVIAANEKCPQPQTFEHFKALEIIGIKNLIIVQNKVDVVSRERARESYNEIKRLIEGTWAENAPIIPISALKGANIDVLMAAIQKYIPTPERDLTKPPLMHIVRSFDVNKPGTPPEKLAGGVVGGTLSQGELKIGDEIVILPGMKVKKSGGREEYQAIYTEVTSLRFGEIEVEKALPGGLLAVGTKLDPSITKRDQLIGNVLTIPNNKLPIIDHIEMEYHLLERVVGAKEFITARPIQAKERLMITIGTALTKGVVERVSSNVIEISLSKPIVGISGSRAVFSREINGKWRLAGWGILKL, from the coding sequence TTGGCTTATGAAAAAAAGGAACAACCTGAAGTAAATATTGGGACTGCAGGTCATGTAGACCATGGAAAGACTACTTTAGTTTATTCTCTCACTGGTATCTGGACTTCAAAACATAGTGAAGAGTTAAAGAGAGGAATGACAATAAAGCTTGGATATGCAGATGGGGGTATATATAGGTGTTCTAACTGTCCATTTCCAGAAGAGTACCAGCCCTTACCAGAATGCAAGGAATGTCCCTCAGGATCGGAGCCTGAGCTTTTAAGAAGAATATCTTATGTTGACGCGCCAGGACATGAAATACTTATGACTACCATGCTTTCTGGTGCTGCTATAATGGATGGAGCACTTTTAGTGATAGCAGCCAATGAAAAGTGTCCTCAACCGCAAACTTTTGAGCATTTTAAGGCTCTTGAAATAATCGGAATAAAAAATCTCATTATAGTTCAGAACAAAGTTGACGTAGTAAGCAGGGAAAGAGCTAGAGAAAGTTACAATGAAATTAAACGTCTCATAGAAGGCACATGGGCAGAAAATGCTCCTATTATACCTATTAGCGCTCTAAAAGGGGCTAATATTGATGTTCTTATGGCTGCAATACAAAAGTACATACCTACTCCGGAAAGAGATCTGACTAAGCCTCCTTTAATGCACATTGTTAGAAGCTTTGATGTAAATAAGCCTGGTACACCTCCTGAAAAACTTGCTGGTGGTGTGGTTGGAGGCACACTTTCGCAAGGAGAGCTTAAAATCGGCGATGAAATAGTAATTCTGCCAGGCATGAAAGTTAAAAAATCGGGCGGAAGAGAAGAATATCAGGCTATATATACTGAAGTTACTAGTTTAAGGTTCGGTGAAATTGAGGTTGAAAAAGCCCTTCCAGGCGGATTGCTCGCTGTAGGGACAAAGCTAGATCCATCTATTACTAAAAGAGATCAACTTATTGGAAACGTTCTTACAATTCCTAATAATAAACTTCCTATAATAGACCATATTGAAATGGAATATCATTTGCTCGAAAGAGTTGTAGGTGCAAAAGAATTCATCACAGCAAGACCTATTCAGGCAAAAGAAAGACTAATGATTACGATAGGGACTGCTCTAACTAAAGGAGTAGTTGAGAGAGTATCAAGCAATGTAATAGAAATTTCGCTTTCAAAGCCCATTGTTGGCATAAGCGGTAGCAGGGCTGTGTTCAGCAGAGAGATTAATGGGAAGTGGAGATTGGCAGGATGGGGGATCTTGAAGTTATAA
- a CDS encoding zf-TFIIB domain-containing protein codes for MLFKSKNNRGNGKMQFCPKCGGIMVPVKKDGETVLRCTKCGYEMKAKKKESYVIKEKVKEKDKPKTTSLVSEPSKFGVSDEEQQQRVEDYYEIALELMQEESEGSDEGEQ; via the coding sequence ATGCTTTTTAAAAGTAAAAATAATCGAGGTAATGGAAAAATGCAGTTTTGCCCAAAATGTGGAGGCATCATGGTACCAGTGAAAAAAGATGGAGAAACGGTACTAAGATGCACAAAATGTGGATATGAGATGAAAGCGAAGAAAAAGGAAAGCTATGTCATCAAAGAAAAAGTCAAAGAAAAGGACAAGCCAAAAACTACATCTTTAGTTTCAGAACCTTCTAAATTTGGAGTTAGCGACGAAGAGCAGCAGCAAAGAGTTGAAGACTACTATGAAATAGCTTTAGAACTCATGCAGGAAGAAAGCGAAGGCAGTGATGAAGGAGAGCAATAA
- a CDS encoding KEOPS complex subunit Pcc1 → MNENLFNIKADIQISLTNENLCKSIINSLVPDDLTSSPELQVKTYNLKTSILIQIVYKGINILTVRNTIEDYINSIETVINSIKGAKEKL, encoded by the coding sequence TTGAATGAAAATTTGTTCAATATCAAAGCAGATATTCAGATATCTTTAACAAATGAGAATTTGTGTAAAAGCATAATTAATTCTTTAGTACCGGATGATTTAACAAGTTCTCCCGAACTTCAAGTTAAAACTTATAATCTCAAAACTTCTATATTAATTCAGATTGTTTATAAAGGAATTAATATATTAACTGTAAGAAATACGATTGAAGATTATATAAATTCAATCGAAACTGTAATTAATTCAATAAAAGGAGCAAAAGAAAAGTTATAA
- a CDS encoding redox-regulated ATPase YchF — MVNYLPPLIGVIGKTNVGKSTFFSAATMTTVEISNRPFTTIKPNHGIGYVKITCPHLDFGLEACNPRTGYCQNGNRFVPIELLDVAGLIPGAHMGRGLGNKFMDDLRKADAFILVIDASGSTNEEGNPVPPGTYDPIEEVKQIINEVDLWLAKIVSSDWQKFSVSVETSRKNFVDALYDKISGLSIKRSHVIEVLERIDLTNKRPSNWKEEDFYIFAKELRKTAKPHIIAANKADLPTAYENIERLKKEFPEVPVVPVSSESELALRKAAKMNLIDYIPGDSIFFIKENVKLTPQQEVALKYIEEKVLKRYGSTGVQKVINSIIYDVLKKVVVFPVEDINKLTDKNGNILPDALIVDHEASPKVVAGLIHTELEKGFQYAIDARTKQKMGEGSRVYDRLVFKIVSTI, encoded by the coding sequence TTGGTAAATTACTTACCACCATTAATAGGTGTAATTGGAAAAACTAATGTAGGAAAATCGACGTTTTTTTCTGCAGCTACAATGACAACAGTTGAGATTAGTAACAGACCTTTTACCACAATAAAACCGAATCATGGAATAGGGTATGTTAAAATAACTTGCCCTCATCTTGATTTTGGTCTTGAAGCTTGTAATCCAAGAACAGGTTATTGTCAAAATGGTAATAGGTTCGTTCCTATCGAACTGCTCGATGTTGCTGGTCTAATACCTGGTGCACATATGGGAAGAGGCTTAGGAAATAAATTTATGGATGACCTCAGAAAAGCAGATGCATTTATTTTAGTTATCGATGCATCTGGGTCTACAAATGAAGAGGGGAACCCAGTACCGCCCGGTACCTACGATCCTATAGAAGAAGTTAAGCAAATAATAAATGAAGTTGATTTATGGTTGGCTAAAATAGTAAGCTCTGATTGGCAGAAGTTTTCTGTAAGTGTTGAAACAAGCAGAAAGAATTTTGTAGATGCATTATACGATAAAATTTCTGGACTATCTATAAAAAGATCTCATGTGATTGAGGTACTTGAAAGGATTGATTTGACAAATAAAAGACCGAGCAATTGGAAAGAAGAAGATTTTTATATTTTTGCAAAAGAATTAAGAAAGACGGCTAAGCCTCATATAATTGCTGCAAATAAGGCAGATCTTCCTACCGCATATGAAAATATTGAAAGACTGAAAAAAGAATTTCCCGAGGTTCCAGTTGTTCCAGTTTCATCTGAATCTGAACTAGCTTTAAGAAAAGCTGCAAAGATGAATCTGATCGATTATATTCCAGGAGATAGTATATTTTTTATAAAAGAAAATGTCAAGTTAACTCCACAGCAGGAAGTTGCTCTAAAATATATAGAAGAAAAAGTCCTTAAAAGGTATGGTTCTACAGGTGTTCAAAAAGTAATTAATTCTATAATTTACGATGTATTGAAAAAAGTTGTAGTTTTTCCTGTTGAAGACATTAATAAGCTTACAGATAAAAACGGCAATATATTGCCAGATGCGCTAATAGTAGATCATGAAGCTTCTCCTAAGGTAGTAGCGGGTTTAATACATACTGAACTAGAAAAAGGATTTCAGTATGCTATTGATGCAAGGACAAAGCAAAAGATGGGAGAAGGTAGCAGAGTTTATGATAGGCTTGTCTTTAAAATTGTCTCAACAATCTGA
- a CDS encoding GTP-dependent dephospho-CoA kinase family protein, with the protein MNDKLKKVLSEPFGPIYSGSSFENLIKTTHNKFRYITIGDYVTEKYIEIAEKSPVLSFVDMQTKRERYDISKIKSYYTDIIEIYNKQGTISKETINEELSEVLINYIQGISSLVIVRGEEDLLSLYVPLLIPMNSSGRVIYGQPGMGAVVFDVNEKTKREISNILQDFYIEFSI; encoded by the coding sequence ATGAATGATAAACTCAAGAAAGTTCTTTCGGAACCATTTGGTCCAATTTATTCTGGTTCCTCTTTTGAAAACCTTATAAAAACTACACATAATAAATTCAGGTATATAACAATAGGAGATTATGTAACGGAAAAGTATATAGAAATTGCAGAAAAATCTCCTGTGCTTTCTTTTGTAGATATGCAGACAAAAAGAGAAAGATATGATATTTCAAAGATAAAAAGTTACTATACGGATATAATCGAAATATATAACAAACAAGGAACTATCAGTAAAGAAACAATAAATGAAGAACTTTCTGAAGTTTTAATTAACTACATCCAAGGCATTTCATCTTTAGTAATTGTTAGAGGAGAGGAAGATCTTCTATCATTATATGTCCCTTTATTAATACCAATGAATTCCAGTGGAAGAGTAATTTATGGGCAACCAGGAATGGGCGCTGTTGTCTTTGATGTTAACGAAAAGACAAAAAGAGAAATAAGCAATATACTGCAAGATTTTTATATAGAATTTTCGATTTAA
- a CDS encoding 30S ribosomal protein S3ae yields the protein MSSVKGKRRELKETWKMKKWYEVIAPSVFGEVSIGSIPALTPEQLIGRTVEATLYDITGDYTQVHIKLNFQIIKVEGHNAHTRFKGHELARDYIKVLTRRKSSKVQGIFNVETKDGYKLRIIAITFTSYKANTSQKRAIRKIMEKIITERIKEKSFDEVIQLLVGNDLSTEIFSEAKKIYPIRKVEIYKSKLLFIPGPHGPEKATITSSIKANQ from the coding sequence ATGTCGTCTGTAAAAGGGAAAAGGAGAGAATTAAAAGAAACCTGGAAAATGAAAAAATGGTATGAGGTTATTGCACCATCGGTATTTGGAGAAGTCTCTATAGGTAGCATACCAGCTCTAACTCCTGAGCAATTAATTGGAAGAACAGTAGAAGCAACTCTCTATGACATAACTGGTGATTATACTCAGGTTCACATAAAGCTAAATTTCCAAATAATTAAGGTTGAAGGTCATAATGCACATACCAGATTTAAAGGTCACGAATTGGCAAGGGATTATATTAAGGTTCTGACCAGAAGAAAGAGTAGCAAAGTGCAGGGAATATTTAACGTAGAGACAAAGGATGGCTATAAGCTGAGGATTATAGCTATAACATTCACATCCTATAAAGCAAATACTAGCCAAAAAAGAGCTATCAGAAAAATTATGGAAAAGATAATTACTGAAAGGATAAAGGAGAAGAGCTTTGATGAAGTTATTCAGCTATTAGTCGGAAATGATTTATCAACGGAAATATTTTCAGAGGCAAAAAAGATCTACCCAATAAGAAAAGTGGAAATATATAAATCAAAGTTATTATTTATACCAGGACCACACGGCCCAGAAAAAGCTACTATAACAAGTAGCATTAAAGCAAATCAATAA
- the glmU gene encoding bifunctional sugar-1-phosphate nucleotidylyltransferase/acetyltransferase, whose amino-acid sequence MSKNITAVILAAGKGERMWPLTYDTPKPLLPILCKPLLNIHLNALEEADLLNSAIVLTYKNKEKIFEYLNGYNNLTGKKIKLMEQSLPLGTGHAIKEILEGAEDLGDEILVVYGDIFVPSKEMSRILKNILEFDGNIIAVKEVNNLSKYGLVKVDEHGNLLEIQEKRKDIPPDVNGYVNAGIMKLRIGDLKKYIDKTEISPRGEIELTSVLNLIAKNNSVKIYPIESSWMDVGTPWDLLKANIIELDHYCSELGKNPEDCLIYDKSTVEIIEPVSLEGPIYISGKAEIGPCSHLREHTILCGENKIGFSVQIKSSIIMRGAKIPHLNYVGDSVIGEYVNLGAGTVTANLRHDGKNVKSLVKGEYIDTGMRKLGAIVGNYTKTGINTSILPGIKIGANTWINAGCIIDRDVPDDAIVYCSQEKKIKKK is encoded by the coding sequence TTGAGTAAAAATATTACTGCAGTTATACTGGCTGCGGGAAAAGGAGAAAGAATGTGGCCTTTAACTTATGATACGCCGAAGCCGTTATTACCAATTTTGTGCAAACCATTACTTAATATTCATCTAAACGCATTAGAGGAAGCTGATTTATTAAACTCAGCAATCGTCTTAACTTATAAGAATAAGGAAAAAATTTTTGAATATTTAAATGGTTACAACAACCTAACGGGGAAAAAAATTAAATTAATGGAGCAAAGCTTACCGCTTGGGACAGGCCATGCAATTAAAGAGATTCTAGAAGGAGCAGAAGATCTCGGAGATGAAATTTTAGTTGTATATGGAGATATATTTGTTCCAAGTAAAGAAATGTCTAGAATTCTTAAAAACATATTGGAGTTTGATGGAAACATTATTGCTGTAAAAGAAGTGAATAACCTTTCGAAATATGGGCTAGTCAAAGTAGACGAACATGGAAATCTTTTAGAAATACAGGAAAAAAGAAAAGATATACCTCCTGATGTTAATGGTTATGTAAATGCTGGAATTATGAAGCTTAGAATTGGAGATTTGAAAAAATATATAGATAAGACTGAAATTTCGCCAAGAGGAGAAATTGAACTGACATCGGTATTAAATTTGATTGCAAAAAATAATTCTGTAAAAATTTATCCGATCGAATCCTCATGGATGGATGTCGGCACCCCATGGGATTTGCTTAAGGCTAATATAATTGAATTAGATCATTATTGCTCGGAACTTGGAAAGAATCCTGAGGACTGTTTGATATATGATAAAAGTACAGTTGAAATCATTGAGCCGGTTTCGCTAGAAGGACCGATATATATATCCGGAAAGGCTGAAATAGGTCCCTGTTCTCATTTAAGAGAACATACAATTTTATGCGGGGAAAATAAGATAGGCTTTTCTGTCCAAATAAAGTCCTCAATTATAATGAGAGGTGCAAAAATACCTCATTTAAACTATGTCGGAGATTCTGTAATTGGCGAATATGTAAATTTAGGGGCAGGCACTGTAACTGCAAATCTTAGGCACGATGGAAAAAACGTTAAATCGCTTGTAAAGGGAGAATATATCGACACTGGAATGAGAAAACTTGGCGCTATTGTTGGAAACTATACAAAAACGGGGATAAATACTTCTATATTGCCTGGGATAAAAATTGGTGCGAATACCTGGATCAATGCTGGATGTATAATTGATAGAGATGTACCAGACGATGCTATAGTATATTGTTCTCAAGAAAAGAAAATTAAGAAAAAATAA
- the spt4 gene encoding transcription elongation factor subunit Spt4, whose translation MSKRLKSPYKACIKCKALVEPNVEVCPVCGSKEFTNDWEGLVIVLDVNNSKIAQILGITKPGKYAIKIR comes from the coding sequence ATGTCTAAAAGGTTGAAATCTCCTTATAAGGCATGTATAAAGTGCAAGGCTCTTGTAGAACCAAATGTCGAAGTATGTCCTGTCTGCGGGTCTAAAGAATTTACTAATGATTGGGAAGGACTTGTAATTGTCCTAGATGTTAATAATAGTAAAATAGCTCAAATCTTAGGAATTACGAAGCCTGGAAAGTATGCAATAAAGATTAGGTGA
- a CDS encoding DNA-directed RNA polymerase: MFLRSRVKDILRIPPERMNEDLDKVASEILNQYYSGYYDDELGIIIGVEKAKVDPFGKIVHGDGASYHNVEASIISMKPLMHEVVEGFVTDVKDYGLFIRIGPIDGFVHKSQISDEYVEYDSSREAFILKNSNRIIERGDIVRARIIALSFSTEKKEIRVQLTMRQPYLGKTVEG, translated from the coding sequence ATGTTTTTACGTTCTAGGGTAAAGGATATACTAAGGATTCCGCCGGAAAGGATGAATGAAGATTTGGACAAAGTCGCATCAGAAATACTGAATCAATATTACTCGGGATACTATGACGATGAGCTTGGAATTATTATTGGTGTCGAAAAGGCAAAGGTAGATCCATTTGGAAAAATTGTGCATGGAGATGGAGCATCTTATCATAATGTAGAAGCGTCAATAATTTCTATGAAGCCTTTAATGCATGAAGTAGTAGAGGGCTTTGTAACAGACGTTAAAGATTATGGATTATTCATTAGGATCGGTCCAATAGATGGATTTGTGCATAAATCGCAAATTTCTGACGAATACGTTGAATATGATAGCAGCAGGGAAGCATTTATTCTGAAAAACAGTAATAGAATCATTGAAAGAGGAGATATTGTTAGAGCAAGGATTATCGCATTAAGTTTTTCTACTGAAAAAAAAGAAATAAGGGTCCAATTAACTATGAGACAGCCCTACCTTGGTAAAACTGTAGAGGGATAA